The following coding sequences lie in one Arachis ipaensis cultivar K30076 chromosome B05, Araip1.1, whole genome shotgun sequence genomic window:
- the LOC107642986 gene encoding uncharacterized protein LOC107642986 — MSSDSAKENASVVDSSLTEWKHDIGNSDDPGMSMTTGTGVESIYNTKYFIIKSLNHQNIRLSVEKGIWATQVMNEPILEEAFHNSDSVILIFSVNMSGCFQGYAQMTSSIGWRRDNVWNEGSGKGNPWGRSFNVKWLRLNDLPFHKTLHLKNPLNDYKPVKISRDCQELSPDIGLALCELLDGKNEVDGLLMSSSTDDLYWKGHHSKTSGGFVGGEDYNFHPLHLSWSMSLPYSSMLYQNQAELSQFHSASNRFSGTTITKRLPTTTVSSKVSGTKHARFSSLTEDDFLDMSYEEYLEIHSRCRKQLCLSAAQPSFKQTESLRSNSHGDDSNLDEFDRDRTSSQRRNQ; from the exons ATGTCTTCTGATAGTGCAAAGGAAAATGCATCCGTAGTTGATTCTTCGCTCACTGAATGGAAGCATGACATTGGAAATTCAGATGACCCAG GTATGAGTATGACAACTGGAACTGGAGTGGAAAGCAtatataatacaaaatattttatcaTTAAGAGTTTAAATCATCAAAACATCCGTTTATCAGTTGAGAAAGGAATTTGGGCTACTCAAGTCATGAACGAACCCATTTTGGAAGAAGCTTTTCAT aattcagatagtgtaaTCCTTATATTTAGTGTCAACATGAGTGGCTGCTTCCAAGGATATGCACAAATGACTTCCTCCATTGGGTGGAGGAGAGATAATGTTTGGAATGAGGGTAGTGGTAAGGGTAATCCTTGGGGTCGCAGTTTTAATGTCAAATGGCTGCGTTTAAATGACCTTCCCTTTCATAAGACTCTTCATCTGAAGAATCCCTTGAATGACTACAAACCTGTCAAAATTAGTAGAGATTGCCAG GAGTTATCACCAGATATTGGTCTTGCTCTTTGTGAACTCCTTGACGGTAAAAACGAGGTGGATGGCCTGCTGATGAG TTCATCCACAGATGATTTATATTGGAAAGGGCATCATTCAAAGACATCAGGGGGTTTTGTGGGAGGTGAAGACTATAACTTCCATCCACTCCATTTATCATGGTCAATGTCCCTGCCATACTCTTCCATGCTTTACCAAAATCAAGCTGAGTTAAGTCAATTTCATTCAGCAAGCAATAGATTCAGTGGGACAACAATCACCAAAAGATTGCCTACCACCACTGTGTCATCAAAAGTGTCAGGGACTAAACATGCTCGTTTTAGTTCCTTAACAGAGGATGATTTTCTTGACATG TCCTATGAAGAATACTTGGAGATCCATAGCAGATGCAGGAAACAATTGTGCCTCAGT GCAGCTCAACCATCTTTCAAACAGACGGAATCATTGAGAAGTAATTCGCATGGTGATGATAG caaTTTAGACGAGTTTGATAGAGACAGGACCAGCTCTCAAAGGCGCAATCAGTAA
- the LOC107642984 gene encoding leucoanthocyanidin dioxygenase, with amino-acid sequence MATRVASRVESLASSGIQSIPKEYVRPQEELTNIGDVFEEEKKEGPQVPTIDLKEIDSPDEVVRAKCHETLKKAAQEWGVMHLVNHGIPQDLIDRLKKAGETFFSLPIEEKEKYANDQESGKIQGYGSKLANNASGQLEWEDYFFHLVFPEDKRDLSIWPKKPCDYTEVTSEYARQLRGLATKILGALSLCLGLEEGRLEKEVGGMEELLLQLKINYYPICPQPELALGVEAHTDVSSLTFLLHNMVPGLQLYYEGKWITAKCVPDSILMHIGDTIEILSNGKYKSILHRGLVNKEKVRISWAVFCEPPKEKIILKPLPELVTDAEPALFPPRTFAQHIQHKLFRKTQEGVPN; translated from the exons ATGGCAACTAGGGTGGCTTCAAGAGTTGAAAGCTTAGCAAGCAGTGGGATACAATCCATTCCCAAAGAGTATGTGAGGCCACAAGAAGAGTTGACCAACATAGGTGACGTATTtgaggaagagaagaaggaaggccCTCAAGTTCCGACCATTGACCTCAAGGAAATCGATTCTCCGGATGAGGTTGTGAGAGCCAAGTGCCATGAGACTCTCAAGAAGGCGGCGCAGGAATGGGGTGTGATGCACCTTGTCAACCATGGCATCCCCCAAGACCTCATCGACCGCTTGAAGAAGGCCGGGGAGACCTTCTTCTCGCTGCCGATAGAGGAGAAGGAGAAGTATGCCAACGACCAGGAATCTGGCAAGATTCAAGGGTATGGAAGCAAGCTTGCTAACAATGCAAGTGGACAGCTTGAGTGGGAAGACTACTTCTTCCACCTTGTTTTCCCAGAGGATAAGCGTGACTTGTCAATCTGGCCCAAGAAACCTTGTGATTATAC TGAGGTTACAAGCGAGTATGCAAGGCAACTGAGAGGACTAGCGACCAAGATTCTTGGGGCTCTGTCTCTTTGTCTGGGGCTAGAAGAAGGGAGGCTGGAGAAGGAAGTTGGAGGGATGGAAGAGCTTCTACTTCAGTTAAAGATCAATTACTACCCTATTTGTCCCCAGCCAGAACTTGCACTTGGAGTTGAAGCTCACACAGATGTTAGTTCACTCACTTTCCTCCTCCACAACATGGTACCCGGTCTTCAGCTCTACTATGAGGGCAAATGGATCACAGCAAAGTGTGTCCCGGATTCCATCCTCATGCACATTGGTGACACCATTGAGATCCTCAGCAATGGTAAGTACAAGAGCATTCTCCACAGGGGTTTGGTCAACAAGGAAAAGGTTCGGATATCTTGGGCTGTTTTCTGTGAACCCCCTAAGGAGAAGATCATACTGAAGCCCCTGCCGGAGCTTGTCACGGATGCAGAGCCAGCACTATTTCCTCCTCGCACTTTTGCTCAGCATATTCAGCACAAATTATTCAGAAAGACTCAGGAAGGTGTCCCTAACTGA
- the LOC107640181 gene encoding subtilisin-like protease SBT1.7, protein ILTTYIVYVQKPQGEDSLQYDDLHGWYNSLLPDSAKTQNQQRLVFSYRNVVSGFAAKLTAEEAKSMQRREEVVSIRAERILSLHTTHSPGFMGLQTGFPLWRGSNYGKGIIVGVLDTGINPSHPSFSGEGMPSPPAKWKGHCEFTKQRTCNNKLIGARSFVKNSSRDLPFDDVGHGTHTASTAAGRFVQGASIFGNANGTASGMAPFAHLAIYKVCQLDGCYESAIIAGMDAAIEDGVDILSLSLGGPPFEFFEDSIALGAFAAIRNGIFVSCSAGNEGPGDSTLSNEAPWILTVGASSIDRKISASAKLGNGKEFHGESAFQPKDFAPTLLPLVYAGENGNESCAFCAPGSLESVDVQGKVVLCEIGGDIARIDKGQEVKKAGGAAMILMNSEIRGYTTLADPHVLPAAHVSYQAGLEIKEYINSTSAPTATVLFRGTIIGDPVAPVVASFSSRGPNNVSPGILKPDIIGPGLNILAAWPVSLDHAFPPMNMISGTSMSCPHLSGIAALLKNSHPDWSPAAIKSAIMTTAHKANLEGEPILDQWLEPADVFATGSGHVNPLQANDPGLIYDIEPNDYIPYLCGLGYTDKQVGTILQQKVRCSEVKIIEEAQLNYPSFSIEMGNTSQSYTRTVTNVGPANSTYVVEVEAPLAVEMSISPATLTFQEVKEKLTYLVEFIPEDESLRGNNTFVQGSIKWVSLSGEYSVSIPISVIFN, encoded by the exons ATATTGACTACTTACATTGTTTACGTCCAAAAGCCTCAGGGTGAGGATTCTCTTCAATATGACGACTTGCATGGATGGTACAACTCACTTCTACCAGATAGTGCCAAGACTCAGAACCAGCAGCGCCTTGTTTTCTCATACCGAAACGTGGTGTCTGGATTTGCTGCGAAACTGACAGCAGAAGAAGCAAAAAGCATGCAACGGAGGGAGGAGGTTGTGTCGATTCGGGCCGAAAGGATCCTTTCTTTACACACAACTCATAGTCCAGGCTTCATGGGATTGCAAACTGGATTCCCATTGTGGAGAGGCTCCAACTATGGCAAAGGCATCATAGTTGGAGTGTTGGACACAGGAATAAACCCTTCACATCCATCATTTTCTGGTGAAGGAATGCCTTCTCCACCGGCAAAATGGAAGGGCCATTGCGAGTTTACAAAGCAGAGGACTTGTAACAACAAGCTCATTGGGGCAAGAAGCTTTGTCAAAAACTCAAGCAGGGATCTTCCTTTCGATGATGTTGGCCACGGCACTCACACGGCCAGCACGGCCGCAGGGAGGTTTGTGCAGGGTGCAAGTATCTTTGGCAATGCTAACGGTACAGCTTCTGGCATGGCACCCTTTGCCCATTTAGCAATTTACAAAGTTTGCCAACTTGATGGTTGCTATGAAAGTGCAATCATAGCTGGTATGGACGCTGCCATTGAAGATGGCGTGGACATACTTTCCCTCTCTCTTGGAGGACCCCCTTTTGAATTCTTTGAAGATTCAATTGCATTGGGCGCCTTTGCAGCCATTCGCAATGGCATTTTTGTTAGTTGTTCAGCTGGGAATGAAGGTCCTGGCGATAGTACATTGTCCAATGAGGCTCCATGGATTCTCACCGTTGGTGCTAGCTCCATTGACAGAAAAATAAGTGCATCAGCCAAACTTGGCAATGGAAAAGAATTTCATGGGGAATCAGCATTCCAACCCAAGGACTTTGCACCAACGCTATTGCCACTTGTGTATGCAGGAGAAAATGGAAATGAATCTTGTGCATTCTGTGCTCCAGGATCATTGGAGAGTGTGGATGTTCAGGGTAAGGTAGTATTGTGTGAGATAGGTGGAGATATTGCAAGAATAGACAAGGGACAAGAAGTTAAGAAGGCTGGTGGTGCTGCCATGATCCTCATGAACAGTGAGATTAGAGGTTATACTACCCTTGCTGACCCTCATGTTCTTCCTGCAGCACATGTGAGTTACCAAGCTGGATTAGAAATCAAGGAATATATAAATTCAACCTCAGCACCAACAGCAACAGTCTTGTTTAGAGGAACTATCATCGGAGATCCAGTTGCCCCAGTTGTTGCTTCCTTTTCCTCCAGAGGTCCGAACAATGTAAGTCCAGGGATTCTGAAACCAGACATAATTGGACCAGGATTGAACATTCTTGCTGCATGGCCTGTTTCTTTGGACCACGCTTTTCCACCAATGAACATGATTTCAG GTACTTCAATGTCTTGCCCTCATCTCAGTGGCATTGCTGCTTTGTTGAAGAACTCTCACCCAGACTGGTCCCCAGCTGCCATAAAATCAGCAATAATGACCACTGCTCACAAAGCAAACCTTGAAGGTGAACCTATATTGGACCAATGGCTTGAACCAGCTGATGTATTTGCAACTGGCTCTGGACATGTCAACCCTCTCCAAGCAAATGATCCAGGACTCATCTATGATATTGAACCAAACGATTACATTCCTTATCTATGTGGTTTGGGTTACACAGACAAACAAGTTGGTACTATCTTGCAACAGAAAGTGAGATGCTCTGAGGTAAAAATCATCGAGGAAGCACAACTCAACTATCCCTCATTCTCTATTGAAATGGGGAATACTTCACAGTCCTACACAAGGACAGTGACAAATGTTGGGCCTGCAAATTCGACTTATGTTGTGGAAGTTGAAGCGCCTTTGGCTGTTGAAATGAGCATAAGCCCTGCCACATTAACATTCCAAGAGGTGAAAGAGAAGCTTACATATCTGGTTGAGTTCATCCCTGAAGATGAAAGTCTCAGAGGGAATAACACTTTTGTTCAGGGCTCTATTAAGTGGGTGTCTCTGTCTGGAGAGTACTCAGTTAGCATCCCTATATCTGTCATCTTCAATTGA